A region of the Bryobacteraceae bacterium genome:
AGTCCCTGGGCGACGCCGTAGCGCTGCCAGCCGTCACGAGCCTGCACGAAGAGACCGTTATCCGTCGGGACGACCAGGCGGCCCTCACGGTCCAGGGCAAGCGAACCAAAGAAGCCGGAGTGGGGCAGCGGGCCGGTCTGGTCCTCGAAGAAAGCGGCACCGCGGCGGAGGACAATCAAAGAATTCGCCCCGCGGACCCAGAGCGAGCCGTCGCGGTCGACGAGGAAATCGTCCCATCGGGTGACGGGCACGCCGCGGGTCGGGCCCCACATCTCCAAACGCCCGTCCTGGAGCCGCCACAGGGCCTTCCGGGCACTGATCCAAAGCGCTCCGTCGGGAGCAACATACACGGCGTCGACCTGACTTGGACCGGGCGGGTCGGGCAAAGGGTGCGGCTCGAAGCGCACGGAACCCTCGGCGGTGGAAGAAAACAGGCCCTGCTCGGTGGCGGCGAAGACGCGGCCGTCCGGCGAGAAAGCCAGTGCCCGCCGGCCGAAGATCTGCACCGGCCGGCTGAAGGCGGCGGGCCGGAACCGGCCCTGTTCGCGCCAGGCGACTCCGCGGCGGGTGGCCGCCCATAGCCGGCCCTGCCGGTCTTCGACGAGCGACTGAATCGTTTCATCCGGGAGCCCTTCGGCCTCCCCAAAACGCTCGAACCGCTCGCCAAGGCCGCGGTACAGCCCGCTCATCGTGCCCACCCAGAGGAAGCCGCGCGAGTCTTCGAGCAGGCAGTTGATGGCGCTGTTGCCCAACCCCCTGTCGAAACCGAACTCTTCAAAGACGAGCTGCTGCGCGCCAAGGGGGGCGAGCGCCGCCACAAGCAGGAACAGGATCTGAACGCCGGGCGCCCGGACAGGCGCGCCCGGCCGACATCTGGCGCCTGAAGACATCTCGACTCTGGTCTTTCTGACGCGCGGCGGCGTTTCCTGATGGGCCTGTCAGACGGCGGCGCGCTTTCAGGCCCCTTTCGAAGATTGTATCGGCAGCCGGGGCCGGGGGCTTGATTGTCCTCTTGCGGGTTCAGGCGTAGCTGGAGACCGCCCCCCGGTTCCGCTCGGCACGTTCTTTCTCGGCCCGCTCGGTATATCCGCTCTGGCGGAACGCATCGAGCGGGTCTTCCGGCAGGCCTTTCGAGCGGCGCCACTCGGCGATCACCGGCCGCACGTCGGCGAAGAAGGCCTCGCGCAGGCACTCCTCGGCGTCGACGAGACGGCACTTCATCTGGTGATCGCGCAGGCGGGCGTGGTCGACGATGGCCGCCTTCACATACAGCTCCTGCGCGTTGTTAGCCGTCTGGATGGTCTCCTCGATCTTGTTCTTGAGGTTGTGGGACTGATCCACCATGTAGGCGATGTCGGCGCGGCGGCCGGTCTCCCACTCGTAGTAGCAGATCTCGTGGAAGATGCGGAACACCTGGTAAGGATCCATGCAGCCGAGCGTGAGGTCGTCGTCGGCGTAACGGCGGTCGTTGAAGTGGAAGCCGCCGAGCATGTCCTCGGCCAGCAGCCAGGTGACGATCTGCTCGATGTTCTGCGCCTGGTAGTGGTGGCCGGTATCGACGAGCACGCGGGCGCGGGGGCCGGCGTGCCTGGCATAGATATAGGCCATGCCCCAGTCGGCGATGTCGGTGGCGTAAAAAGCAGGCTCGAAGGGCTTGTATTCGACGAGCATGCGCTGGTCGCCCGAAAGGGCATCGTGCACCTTCTTCAATCCTTCGATGAACCACTGCCGTCGGGCGCGGATGGATCCGGAGCCGGGATAGGAGATGCCGTCGGCGAACCACAGCGAGAGGTCGCGCGAGCCGGTGGCCTTCTGGATCTCGATGGAATCGAGGATGTGCCGGAGCGCGGCCTGGCGGACGTCCGGATCCGGGTTGCCGAAGGAGCCGTACTTGTAGCACTGATCCTGGAAGACATTGGGATTGATGGCGCCGATGCGCACGCCCTCGCGGCGCGCGGTTTCCATCACCGCTGGAACATCGGCCACGCCGCCGGGGAAGTCCCACAGCACATGGACGGCCACGGACGGGCAGCAGCCGGTGAAGCGATGCACGGCGGCGGCGTCGGCGATCTTTTCCGCGGTGGTGGTGGCGGCACTCAACTGGATGAACTTGCCGAAGCGGGTGCCGGTGTTGGCGAAACCCCAGGAGGGAAGTTCGATGGCGAATGAGTCGAGTGCGCGGATGGCGGCGTCGGTCTGGGCGGATGTGAGCGGCATTTCAGGCAAACTCCGCGCGCATTATATCGCAGGGCAGGCGGGGAACACGGAAACAGCCAGGGCCGGGCACTATGCCTTTTTCCTCCGCGCGGCCTTCTTCGGGGGCTCGGCCGCCGGGGGAGAATTTTCCCTGAGCATCTGCTCGAGCAGCGCCGCCTTCTGGAGCTCGCGCTTGGTGGGGGGCACGACGCAGCGACGGTAGGGCCCTTCGTTGTAGCAGGTGCGGCAGCGGACTTTGACGGGTTCGCCTTCCACGAGCGCCAGCACGGAGTGATTGGTGATGCGCTTGCACTTGATGCAGTAATCGTCAACGTCGTCGCCAAGCCGCAGTGCGCCCATGCCTTGCTCCTCTCCGGTGAGCCTACCACCGGCGGGCCGTCAGACTCAATCCGGGGCGGCCCGGGTGAGGACGCTGCGGCGGGGATGCCCTATGATCAGATCAGGATGCGCGGCAAGTGGATTCTGTTCGCCGGGATCGTCCTGTTGGGCGCGGCAGGCGCCGGCGCCTACATGTGGCACCGCCGCCAGGCTCCCGTTCCGCCGCAGGCCAAGGCGCCGACCGAGCCGCCCGCCGGCACGGAAATCACGCTTGAAGGCGTGATCCGCGCCGTCGAGCGCATTCCGATCAACGCGCCTGTCTCCGGAGTGCTGGAAGAGTTCTCTGTTGCGCCAGGAGACGAGGTCCACGAAGGGCAGGTGCTCGGCCGCATTTCGAATGACGCGATCCGGGAGGAGGAGGTCGAGGCGCGGCTGGAGCTCGAACGGACGCAGGCGCGTCTGCGGGCCCTCGAGGCAGAACTGACGGCGCTGCGGCTGGAAGAGTCCCGGCTGTCGGCCGAGGCGGCGCGGGCGCGCAGCGAGCTGGCGCGCGTCGAGAAGATCTATCAGCGGCAGGCGCTGTTGATCCGCGAGGGCGCCACGCCAAGGCTCGTGTTCCAGCGCGCCGAGGAGGACTACGAGGCGGCGCGCAAGGAGCGTGACCGCGTCGAGGAGCTCCTCGCTGCCGCCCGGGAGCGCGTGCAGGCGGCAGCCGCCGGTGTCGAGGACGCCCGCAAGGCGGTGGCGGACCGCCAGGAGCAGCTCGATGCGGCGCGCAGCCGCGCCGAGAGCTGCAATCTGGTGGCGCCCGCCGACGGCATTGTCGTGCGGATCGCCAAGGCCGCGGGCGAAACGGTGGAGGAAGGCTTCGAAGGCCTGGTGGAGATCGCCTCGGACTGGTCGCACCTCGAAGTGGAAGCCGATGCGCCGGAGGCGTACACGAAGCGGATCGCACCTGGCGACGCGGCACTCATCGTACTCGCCGAGCTGCCGCAGGGGGCGCTGGAGGCGCAGGTGAAGTCCGTCAGCCGTCAACAGGTGGTGGTTGCCTTCACCAGCCCGACCACGCTGGTGCGCCCCGGCATGACGGCGGTGGTCCGGCTGAAGCTGCGCTGAGGCCCGAGCCCCGCCGACGGCCCGCGCGCGGCGGGCGCTAGGATGGAACTGAAGCGTCGAAAGGAGCCGCTCCTCTCATGGAATTTCTCAAGGACAGTCTCATCGAGCTGATCACGCAGACATCGGTCAATCTGCCTCCCGACGTGCGCGCCGCCATGGGCCTGGCGCTGGAACGCGAGCAGCCGGGCACGCAGTCGCACCAGGCGCTGTCGATCATGGCGCTCAACACGGACATGGCCTACGAGGACGAAGGGCCCATCTGCCAGGACACGGGCATGCCCACTTTCATCGTCCACACGCCCGTGGGCGTCAATCAGATGAAGATCGCCGCCGCAATCCGCGAGGCCGTGGCCGAAGCCACCCGCCGCGGCAAGCTGCGCCCGAACAGCGTGGACTCGATCACGGGCAAGAACTCGGGCGACAATCTCGGGCCGGAGACACCGGTTATGCATTTCGAACAGCACGAGCGGGACGACATCGAAGTGCGGCTCATCCTGAAGGGCGGCGGCTGCGAAAACAAGAACATTCAATACTCGCTGCCGTGTGAGCTGCCGAAGCTCGGCCGTGCCGACCGCAACCTCGAGGGCGTGAAGAAGTGCCTTCTTCACGCCGTCTGGCAGGCACAGGGGCAGGGTTGCGCGCCGGGCGCGATTGGCGTCTGCATCGGCTCGGACCGCGCCCACGGGTATCACCTGGCCAAGATGCAGCTGTTCCGCACCCTCGATGACACGAACCCGGACCCGGTGCTGGCGAAGCTGGAAGCCGAGGTGATGGAGGAGGCCAACCGGCTCGGCATCGGCGCGATGGGGCTGGGCGGCCAGGTGGCGTTGATCGGCTGCAAGATCTGCGCCGCCAACCGCCTGCCCGCCTCGTTCTTTGTATCGGTGGCCTACGATTGCTGGGCCTTCCGCCGGCTGGGCGTGCGGCTGGACGCCGCCAACGGCGCCATCACGGAGTGGCTCTATCGCGACCCCTCGCGCCCTGTGGAACGACTGGCAAAAGAGAGCGGCTTCCCGCTCACCGGCCGCGAGATCGTGCTGACGCCGCCCCTCACCACCGAGCAGATGCGTGCGCTGAAAGTGGGCGACGTCGTGCTCATCCGCGGCGAGATGTTCACCGGCCGCGATGCCGTGCACGCGTATCTGATGAAGAACGAGCCGCCGGTGAGTCTCCAGGGCGCCATCCTCTACCACTGCGGCCCGGTGATGCTGAAGCAGGGCGAGACCTGGTACGTGAAGGCGGCGGGACCCACGACATCGATGCGCGAAGAGCCCTACCAGGCCGAGATTCTTCGCCGCTATGGCGTCAAGGCGGTGGTCGGCAAGGGAGGCATGGGCAGGAAGACGCTTGAAGGCCTGAAGGAGACGGGCGCCGTGTATCTGCACGCCATCGGCGGCGCGGCGCAGTTCTACGCCCGCACGGTGAAACGCGTGCTGGGCGTCCATCTGCTGGAGTTCGGCATCCCGGAGGCGATGTGGCACCTGCTGGTGGAGGATTTCCTCGCCGTCGTCACCATGGACGCCCACGGCAATTCGCTCCACGCAGATGTGGAACAGGCGACGCTCGAAAAACTGGCCGAAGTGAAGATCTGAGACGGCATGCACGGCGGGGCGGGGGCGGCGCGGCACCTCGCCCCCGCGTTCATGTCTGGCGGTATTTCTGCGCACACTCCTCGGAGCAGAAGTAGACGGTCTTGCCCCCCGTTTCCCGCCGCACGGCCACCTGTTCACTGACGTAGACACCGCAGACGGGATCCCGGTGCAGCCGGCCGCCGATGGCCTGCCGTGGCGCGCCCTTGTTGCCGCCGCTCACCAGATCATGCAGCGCCCGCGCCGCCGCCCCGATGAGAACGCGGATCAGCGGCACCACGAGAATGAACAGAAGCAGGAATGCGAGCAGGCGCAACATCGTATGCTTCCAGGCGCAGCAAAAAGGGCGCCCCGCGCGCGGGGCGCCCTCCGGCCGTTTCAGGACCGGCTCACTTCTTCTTCCTGGTCGCCTTCTTGGCGTCCGGATTTTCGTAGGTGGTCTCGATCTTGCCGCTGATCAGTTGCAGCAGCCCGCGGACGGCCTCGGCGTTCGGGCCGCTGGCGTCGAGCTCGAGGTACTTCTCGCAGGCCTCTTTCATGCCTTCCGGCGGGATCGGCGTGCCGTCCGGCTTGAGCTGCATCTTGCCGCTCATCGCGGTGCAGTACTGATACCAGGCAGGCGCGTACTTCGGATCGAGCTCGGTCGCCTTCTTGAAGGCGGCGATGGCGGGCTCCACCTGGTTCGTGTTGATGTAAACCGCGCCCAGGTTGTACATGTACTTGCCGCCGCCCGGCGGGTCGAGCGCCACGGCCTTCTCGAGCTCCGCCGACGCCTCGTTCAGCTTCTTCATCTGCGCCAGCACGAGCCCGTAGTTGTTGTGCAGGCCGGCATCTCCCGGCTGGAGCTCAATGGCCTTCACATAGGCGTCAGCGGCTTTCTGGAAGAATTCATCGCGCTCGGCGCCCGTCTTGGTGCGCGCCATGCCTTCATAGGCGGCAGCCAGTTGCGCCCAGACGGCCACCTGTTTCGGGTCGATCTCGCTCGCTTTCTGAAGGTTCTCGATGGCGGTCTGATAGTCTTTCGCCTGGAGCGCGGCGTAGCCGGCGTTGAAGGCGTCGTTCAGCGCCTTGTTGCGGGCCATCTGCGCGGCGCGCTCCTTGAGCTGCTTCTCCATGGCCGCCCGTTGCTCCGGCGTCATCTCCTTAAGCACTTCCTGCGACACCTGGCCGCTCTGCTGCGCCTGCTCCATCGCCTTGCGCTTGGCCATGATCTTTTGCAGGTCGCAGAAATCCTTCAGCTCCACCGGGTCGCCCATCTGGCTGCGCACGCCGTTGAGCACGTCCATGACCTGCCCGTTGTACTCGCAGCTGATGGTGAACACGCCGCCGATTGGCATTCCGCTGTAGACCCACTCGCCCCGCTTGTTGGTCTTGGTCTGCCAGTTGCCTTTGATGTCCTTGCGTTCGATCTTGATGATGACGCCCTGGACCGGCTTGCCGTCCTCGCCTACTACCCGGCCCATGAAAGTTCCCATCTGGGCGCTCGCCAGTCCGGCGCTCACGGCGCAGACCGCCGCCCACATGACTCCACGCTGGATCGTGCGCAGCATTTAAAAGACCTCCGGATCCTGTTCAAACGGTCAATTTCAGCGTACTACAGCGCCTGCACGGGTTGCAGGACGCCGGCGTACGTTTTCTTCCCTTCCCCCTACGGCAGGAACTGCGCCAAATAGCCGCCGGCCTGAAGCAGCGCCGCCTGCCGCATCTCGAGACTGCCTTCGTAGGCACGGTCCTCCACCTCGATGCACACCGGCCCGTCGTAGACCTCCACCAGCACCGAACACAGCCGTCCCCAGTCCACATCGCCCAGGCCCGGAAGCTTCGGCGTGTGGTATTCGAGCGGGTAGGCGAGCAGCCCGACCTCGTTCAGCCGGTCGCGGTCCAGGCGCGCGTCCTTGGCGTGGAAGTGGAACAGCCGGTCCTTAAACTCGCGCAGCACGCGCACGTAATCCATTCCCTGCCAGACGAAGTGCGAGGGATCGAAGTTGAGCCCGAAGTTCGGCGAGGGAATGTCGTTGAACATGCGCCGCCAGATGGTCGGCGACGTGGCCAGGTTCTTTCCTCCAGGCCATTCGTCGCGTGTGAACGACATCGGGCAGTTTTCGATGGCGATCTTCACCCCGTGGTCCTCGGCGAACTTGATCAGCGGCTTCCAGGTCTTGAGAAACTGCGGCCAGTTCTCGTCAACGGTCTTCGTCTGGTCGCGGCCGATGAAGGTGTTCACGACGCCCACGCCGAGCAGCTCAGCCGCGCGGATCACTTTCCTGATGTGTTCCACGTACACTCGCGCCTCGGCCGGGTCCGGCGCCAACGGGTTCGGATAGTAGCCGAGCCCGCTGATGGAAACGCCCGTTTCCTCGCACAGCTCCTTCACCTTCTCCGCATCGCTCTTGCGGAAATTCGTCACGTCGATGTGGGTGACGCCGGCATAGCGCCGCTCGGCCTTGCCGACGGGCCAGCACATCACCTCGACGCAGTCGAATCCGCTTTCGCCGGCGAACTCGAGCACCTGTTTCAGGTCCAGATCCGGAAGGATCGCGCTGACAAATCCAAGTTGAATCATCGGAAAGTCTCCCTCTCTACTCTACGCGCAACTCATTCCACTCTCCACTGCTTCAGCTCCACGCCGCGGCCTGGCGCCATTTCCACCTCCAGGCGCACGGCCTGCGTCTCCACCGGCTCACCGTTCCACGGTTTCCAGCCATCTGCACCCGCCGTCAGGATGCGCCACGCCGGCGGCGCGCCGCCTTCGCCCCAGACGGGCTCCGCACGCCGCACCGTCTTCGGCCACGGGTAGCGGTACTCGATCCATTCTTTCGATCCGCGCGCCCCGCCGAAGCGGAACCCGGGGCGGTCGGGCGGGGCCTCGTGCGAAGCGCGCGAAGCGAGCACGATGGGCGCGTTCGGGTTCCATCGGGTTTCTCCGCCCGCCACCGGGAACATCGTAATCCGCAGCCGCGCCGCGCCCATTGGAATCAGGGTCACCGTCTCCGGAGGCTCATCCGTCTTCACCGGGCTTTGCTGGATCTCCGCGGCGAGTCCGCTCGGCTCCAGCCGCCATTCCGGCACGCGGCGCGCCCGGACGCGGATGCGCAGCGGCGCGGCCGCCGGCTCGAACGGCTGAGCGGGCACGGGTCTGGCGGGCTCGACCGCGGGCGCGGCGCTCAGATCCAGCGCATAATTCCAGGCCGACTTCGGAAAAACCTCGTACTGTTTCCAGTCTCCTTCGCCTCCATATGGACGCCAGTCTTCTTCGATGTCCAGTGAAAAAGCCAGCGGTCCGTAATGCACCGAAGCGGCGTTCATCCGCTCCGGCCAGCGCCGCAGCTCCACCTGGCGCGGCAGCACCAGCTCGACGCGGTCGCCCCGCCTCCAGCGGCGCTCCAGCGTCACCCACCGGGCGCCCGCCGGCAGCGGCTGCTCAGACCCGTTCAGGCTCAGCCGCGGCTCCCGCGCCCAGGAGGGGATGCGCAGCGAAAGCGGGAACTGCGCCGGCGTCCTGAGGTCCACCGTCAACCGCACGGTGTCGCCGAAGGGATAGTCCGTTTCTTCGCGGATCACCACCTCCTCGCCCTGCGCCACGTGCGCCCGCACGGTGTTCGGCGAATAGAAGACGGCGGCCAGCCCGTTGCCGCCGGTGGCCATCCACTGCCGCTCGGCGAAATACGGCCAGCCCATCGCCGCGTTGTGCTGGCAGCAGCGGTACCCGTACGGGTTGTAGCTGAACATGTCGCCACTGTTGTCGATCGCCGGCGCCTTGTTGCGGCGGTCCAGTTGAGGCTGGTTGGGCGCGGTGAGGTAATGGAGCCCGCGCAGGTCGGCCGTCATGGAAGCGGGCAGGGAATTGAAGGCAATCTCTTCGGCGCGCTCGGCCCATTTTGCGTCGCCTGTGATCGAAAGGAGCATTTCGTGGCTGAACATCAGTTCGACCCATGTGCAGGTTTCCGTCCCCTGCCGCGGGCCGCGGAATCCCGGACGCGCGTTTTCATCGGCCGCGAAGCCGCCGCCGGGGCCGTTTCCGTACAGCCGCATCATCGTGTCGTAGTTGCGCTCGGCCGCGCGCAGGTAGCGGGGGTCGTGGGTCTGCTGGAAATACTGGGCGGGTTCGCGGAAGCACTGGCCGAAATTCACGCCGTGCCAGGAGGCGATGCCGCCTGTCCAGTCGGCGGTGCGCTCGTGGTTGACGCGCGCCGCATCCAGCAGCCAGCTCTCTCCGGTCTGCGAGTAGAGCCAGTAGATGTGGTCGAGGTTGTCCCCGCCGCGGTATTTCTGCCAGCTTGCCGGCAGCAGGTTTTCGAGCGGCTGCGCCTGGAACCAGCGGTAGTAGCGCAGCAGGAATTCCGGCACGCGCCGGTCGCCGGTGGCCTCGTAATGCGTGCGGAGCACGTAAATCATCACCATGTTCGGCCAAAGGTCCAGCGCCTCCAGCCGCCCCAGCGTGTGCTCGCCGACGAGGTTGGTGGCGGGTCCGAACCAGCCGTCCTCGCGCTGCGAGCCGAGCACGGCCTCCACCCACTGGCGGCTTTCTTCGAGGATGCGCCGGTCGCGCAGCACATGGCCGAGGTTGATGTAGCCTTTCAGCCAGTACGGCAGCTCCTCCCAGCCGAACCGCCCGTGCCCCTGCGGATCCAGCCATGCGTTGCCTTCGCGGCGGCAGTACTGGCTCAGCTCGGGCAGTCTTCCACTGAAGCCGCGCGCCATGCGGCGGAGTTGCTCGCTGAGCCATCCGGCGGGCTCCACCGCGCCCACGGGAAGTTTCACAAGCGGCAGCGGGCGCAGCGGCGGGCGGTTGCCCGGATACAGCGTGTTCTGACCGGGCGGCAGCCCTGCGCGCAGCGCGCCGGTCGCCGGCCCCGGCCCGCCAGAGGCGGGCCCTGGCTGCGCCTGCGCGGCCACAAGCGCCAGCATCAGCATCAGCGGGGCGTGCTTCATGCCGCCAGCATACTGAAAGCGGGAACCGCACGCACCGGGTTTTCGTATCCTGAATCGACGGCCGGGGGGCCTGCAATGGACACGCTGGAGATGTTGGCGCTTGCGCTCGGCGGCGGGGTCGCCGCGGGGCTGCGGCTGTATGCCACCGTGCTGGGGCTGGGGCTCGCCATCCGCCTCGGGTGGCTGGCGCTGCCAGAAGCGCTGCGCGGGCTGGAGGTGCTCGCTCATCCGGCGGTGCTTGCCATCGCGGCGGCAGCCTATGTCGCCGAGTTCGTCAGCGACAAGATTCCCTGGTTTGACTCGCTGTGGGACGCGGTTCACACCTTCATCCGCCCCGTTGGCGCGGCCATGCTGGGCGCGGCCGCGTTCGCCTCGCTCGATCCGGTGGCGCGCGTCTCGCTGACGCTGCTCGCCGGCGGCGCGGCGGCCTCGGCGCACGCCTCCAAGGCGGCGCTCCGGTTCGCCGTCAACCACAGCCCGGAGCCGTTTTCCAACTGGGCGCTGAGCTTGGCCGGCGATTTTGCCGCGCCCGCGCTGCTGTGGCTCACGTTCACGCACCCGCTCGCCGTGCTGGTGGCGGTGGGCCTTTTTCTCGCCGTGTTCGCGTGGCTGGCGGTGAAGATCTTCCGCCTCATCGGGCGCGGGCTGCGGGAGCTGCGCGCCCGCTGGTTCACCTCATCCGCCTGAGAGGCATTCTCCGTAGAGTGTCCGCCACCGTTCCACCATCCGCTCGAGCGAATACTCGCGCTCGCAGCGAACGCGGTTCAGCGCGCCCGCCGCGCGCCGCAGCTCCGGTTGAGACGCCCACTCGCGGAGCGCGCCGACGTAAGCATCGAGGTCACCCACCGGCACGATGGCCGGCAGGTCCGGCGAGGCGAGAATCTCGCGCGTATCGCCAGCGTCGGTGCACAGCGCCGGCAATCCGCTGGCCATTGCCTCCAGAAGCGCCAGCGGCATCTGCTCCGTGAGCGAGCTCATCACGAACAGGTCCAGCATGCGGTACCACGGCGCCGGATCGACGGCGCCGGGAAACAGCACCCGACCGCCGAGCCCGAGCTCGTTGGCCAGCTCCCTCAGCCGCGCGCGTTCCGGGCCCTCGCCGGCGATGA
Encoded here:
- a CDS encoding L-rhamnose isomerase is translated as MPLTSAQTDAAIRALDSFAIELPSWGFANTGTRFGKFIQLSAATTTAEKIADAAAVHRFTGCCPSVAVHVLWDFPGGVADVPAVMETARREGVRIGAINPNVFQDQCYKYGSFGNPDPDVRQAALRHILDSIEIQKATGSRDLSLWFADGISYPGSGSIRARRQWFIEGLKKVHDALSGDQRMLVEYKPFEPAFYATDIADWGMAYIYARHAGPRARVLVDTGHHYQAQNIEQIVTWLLAEDMLGGFHFNDRRYADDDLTLGCMDPYQVFRIFHEICYYEWETGRRADIAYMVDQSHNLKNKIEETIQTANNAQELYVKAAIVDHARLRDHQMKCRLVDAEECLREAFFADVRPVIAEWRRSKGLPEDPLDAFRQSGYTERAEKERAERNRGAVSSYA
- the fumA gene encoding fumarate hydratase class I, translating into MEFLKDSLIELITQTSVNLPPDVRAAMGLALEREQPGTQSHQALSIMALNTDMAYEDEGPICQDTGMPTFIVHTPVGVNQMKIAAAIREAVAEATRRGKLRPNSVDSITGKNSGDNLGPETPVMHFEQHERDDIEVRLILKGGGCENKNIQYSLPCELPKLGRADRNLEGVKKCLLHAVWQAQGQGCAPGAIGVCIGSDRAHGYHLAKMQLFRTLDDTNPDPVLAKLEAEVMEEANRLGIGAMGLGGQVALIGCKICAANRLPASFFVSVAYDCWAFRRLGVRLDAANGAITEWLYRDPSRPVERLAKESGFPLTGREIVLTPPLTTEQMRALKVGDVVLIRGEMFTGRDAVHAYLMKNEPPVSLQGAILYHCGPVMLKQGETWYVKAAGPTTSMREEPYQAEILRRYGVKAVVGKGGMGRKTLEGLKETGAVYLHAIGGAAQFYARTVKRVLGVHLLEFGIPEAMWHLLVEDFLAVVTMDAHGNSLHADVEQATLEKLAEVKI